A region of Maridesulfovibrio sp. DNA encodes the following proteins:
- a CDS encoding NFACT RNA binding domain-containing protein produces the protein MDAHFFRSLTGELEINLKGRRVEKIFAPAEGVWTFALQSKGGKEYLLFRPAKSVGLLFISRVKPVNPPSPPSQVMWLRKRLAGRRIFEAYHDWINLRVAFALSPWKQRDRYRYLLLDMKKGVSLIHDLPEDFPAPVSWPSYEKARSDEEIWRDFPQISPPLRKTLNALSETDGRNLLARLESGITDHFFISEKKGELSPPRVWSDPKSTEQIYDSAIEASSVYGEKILFPVMERMENAEQRNTLKTGKKKFKKIFKRIEQEEERLRGLQNRKVEGEALQAEMYRLKDLRELDRVTVTHPEHGEMEVKLDPLLTPAENMEKIFRFAAKAQRGFKHMERRRQEVEAEHEQFLKANLMPSSEKGRKSKNIEIPKKYKSIAAALFISSDGFLMIRGKNSKANHEILSKVSSVFDYWFHVQDGPGSHVVLKRDHPGQDVPEQTLREAAILAALKSYRTNDSKADVMCALVKDVRKVKGWAHGQVAVDSVLQNLHVDIDQSLEEKLAKK, from the coding sequence ATGGATGCACATTTCTTTCGTTCCCTAACCGGCGAACTTGAGATAAATCTCAAGGGCCGCAGGGTTGAAAAAATATTTGCCCCCGCTGAGGGAGTGTGGACTTTCGCGCTCCAATCCAAGGGAGGCAAGGAATATCTGCTTTTCAGGCCCGCCAAATCGGTGGGCCTGCTTTTTATCTCCAGAGTAAAACCTGTCAATCCTCCCAGCCCGCCGTCACAGGTTATGTGGTTGCGTAAACGGCTGGCCGGACGCAGGATTTTCGAAGCCTACCACGACTGGATCAACCTGCGGGTTGCATTCGCTCTTTCTCCGTGGAAACAGCGTGACAGATATCGCTATCTTCTGCTGGACATGAAAAAAGGAGTCTCCCTGATACATGACCTGCCAGAAGATTTCCCCGCGCCTGTAAGCTGGCCTTCGTATGAAAAGGCCCGTTCAGACGAGGAAATATGGCGTGATTTTCCGCAGATTTCCCCTCCCCTGCGTAAAACGTTAAACGCACTTTCCGAAACGGACGGCCGAAATCTGCTGGCCCGCCTTGAGAGTGGAATTACCGATCATTTCTTTATTTCAGAAAAAAAAGGAGAACTTTCTCCTCCGCGGGTCTGGTCCGACCCTAAAAGCACTGAACAGATATACGATTCCGCTATTGAAGCGTCTTCAGTATACGGTGAAAAAATTCTTTTTCCGGTCATGGAGCGCATGGAAAACGCGGAACAGCGCAACACGCTCAAAACCGGCAAGAAAAAATTCAAAAAAATTTTTAAGCGCATTGAGCAGGAAGAAGAACGGTTGCGCGGTCTGCAGAACCGTAAAGTCGAGGGCGAAGCCCTGCAGGCTGAAATGTACCGTTTAAAAGACCTGCGGGAACTGGATAGAGTAACGGTCACCCATCCCGAACACGGCGAGATGGAAGTAAAGCTTGATCCGTTACTGACTCCGGCTGAAAACATGGAAAAAATTTTTCGGTTCGCAGCCAAGGCTCAGCGCGGTTTCAAACATATGGAGCGGCGCAGGCAGGAAGTCGAGGCAGAACACGAGCAGTTCCTGAAAGCCAATCTCATGCCGTCTTCAGAGAAAGGCCGCAAAAGTAAAAACATAGAAATTCCCAAAAAATACAAGAGCATTGCGGCCGCACTTTTCATATCGTCCGACGGTTTTCTCATGATCCGCGGCAAGAACAGCAAAGCCAACCACGAAATCCTGAGCAAGGTATCGTCTGTTTTCGATTACTGGTTCCATGTTCAAGACGGTCCCGGTTCCCACGTAGTACTGAAACGCGACCATCCCGGACAGGACGTACCGGAGCAGACACTGCGCGAAGCAGCAATTCTGGCCGCACTCAAAAGCTACCGCACCAACGACTCCAAGGCGGATGTCATGTGCGCTCTGGTTAAAGACGTACGCAAGGTCAAAGGCTGGGCTCACGGGCAGGTAGCTGTAGACAGCGTGCTGCAGAATCTGCACGTGGATATAGATCAGAGTTTGGAAGAGAAGCTGGCTAAAAAATAA
- a CDS encoding YcaO-like family protein yields MLELKSCPKVYSKDQDKAVSPEETVSRVKALLDEKCNGVLKCTRKVDTGRLGIPVFISECGDEAREVMPTRKQMGKGASVAQAEASALMELVERFSFFSFWSNAENFTLATYSEAEELWPGKVISIEKILQSVGEDMDPGKARVILDLVRWHFYPALNVHTGEEEYVPLDWFKILNEFNGASAGNSPEESVLQGASELVERHVCAVIDRERPEVPVIDPASCEDEVLANLCKCFDDNDIKYIINDFSFGMPLPTVAVTAWDPSTFPGMSEIVFTAGTSASPCKAAIRAFTEVAQLAGDFETGRVYEASGLPKFTEIEQTGWLGAGQCVKIKSLPSVESDDIYDELKQFAAKLDEKGYTLYSVDTTHPELGVSANYNFVPGFQFRERTPHASLGLFVGRILSEKVALDIAGDGLDVISDIYGEPYFIPFFEGMLALRGGDTSRAVDMFSIAVDMQPADEEKALSAFYTAYALSLEERWPETIPYLDRAIELDDEAKEYFNLRGVAKFKAKDYALAAVDFKAALALDSGSASDLANLGLCHKFMGEEDEAVEYLSTALELDPSLEYAVPHLQELLDK; encoded by the coding sequence ATGCTGGAACTCAAGTCGTGCCCCAAAGTTTATTCCAAGGATCAGGATAAGGCTGTCAGCCCTGAAGAGACTGTTTCCAGAGTTAAAGCTTTGCTGGATGAGAAGTGCAACGGTGTGCTCAAATGTACCCGCAAGGTTGATACCGGACGTCTTGGAATTCCGGTATTTATCAGTGAATGCGGCGATGAAGCCCGTGAAGTTATGCCCACCCGCAAACAAATGGGTAAAGGGGCTTCCGTGGCGCAGGCCGAGGCTTCCGCGCTTATGGAATTGGTTGAGCGATTCAGCTTTTTCAGTTTCTGGTCCAATGCCGAAAATTTTACTCTGGCCACATACAGTGAAGCTGAGGAGCTTTGGCCCGGCAAGGTTATTTCCATTGAGAAGATCCTGCAATCCGTGGGTGAGGATATGGATCCGGGCAAGGCACGGGTCATCCTAGACCTGGTGCGCTGGCATTTTTACCCCGCACTGAACGTGCATACCGGGGAAGAGGAATACGTGCCGCTGGATTGGTTCAAGATTCTTAATGAGTTCAACGGTGCTTCCGCAGGTAACTCCCCGGAAGAATCAGTGCTTCAGGGAGCAAGTGAACTGGTGGAGCGGCACGTCTGTGCTGTGATTGACCGCGAGCGGCCCGAAGTTCCGGTTATCGATCCCGCTTCCTGTGAAGACGAGGTGCTTGCTAATCTCTGCAAATGTTTTGATGACAACGACATCAAGTATATCATCAACGACTTTTCATTCGGTATGCCTCTGCCCACAGTGGCGGTAACCGCTTGGGACCCCTCCACCTTTCCGGGAATGAGTGAAATCGTTTTTACTGCAGGCACGTCCGCATCTCCCTGCAAGGCCGCAATCCGTGCTTTTACCGAAGTCGCGCAGTTGGCCGGGGATTTCGAGACCGGACGGGTTTATGAGGCTTCTGGTCTGCCTAAGTTCACCGAGATCGAACAGACAGGCTGGCTTGGTGCCGGGCAGTGCGTTAAGATTAAATCCCTTCCCTCGGTTGAGAGTGACGATATTTATGACGAACTGAAGCAGTTTGCCGCGAAGTTGGATGAAAAGGGATACACCCTGTATTCAGTGGATACCACCCATCCTGAACTGGGTGTATCGGCTAACTATAACTTTGTGCCCGGTTTCCAGTTCCGCGAAAGAACCCCGCATGCAAGTCTGGGGCTTTTTGTGGGACGTATTCTTTCCGAAAAGGTTGCCCTTGATATTGCCGGAGACGGGCTGGATGTTATCTCCGATATTTACGGTGAACCTTACTTTATTCCTTTTTTTGAAGGGATGCTTGCTCTGCGTGGAGGGGATACTTCCCGCGCTGTGGATATGTTCAGCATTGCGGTGGATATGCAGCCTGCTGATGAAGAAAAGGCGCTTTCAGCTTTTTATACCGCCTACGCGCTTTCTCTGGAAGAGCGTTGGCCGGAAACAATTCCGTATCTCGACCGGGCCATAGAGCTTGATGACGAGGCCAAGGAATACTTTAACCTGCGCGGCGTTGCTAAATTCAAGGCCAAGGATTATGCGCTGGCAGCGGTTGATTTCAAGGCGGCCCTCGCTTTGGACAGCGGGTCGGCATCCGATCTGGCCAACCTCGGGTTATGTCATAAGTTTATGGGCGAAGAGGATGAGGCTGTGGAGTATCTGAGTACGGCACTGGAGCTGGACCCTTCCCTTGAATATGCAGTGCCGCATCTTCAGGAATTACTCGATAAATAA
- a CDS encoding methyltransferase, producing the protein MKNIALKPGVDFDELLAAARNKFGAIKFEEVKVGDRIFELAQIADMPAYLDKLVDKARGGKKIDLPLWAKIWPSSLVLGFYALKFKAADGSKFLEIGTDGGLCGMIAASRGYDVVLADTDDDALLFARLNAFRNKLDDKISVRKIDFAETDLEEKFNYILGCEILHRDEVAKSLPGFIARHLVDAKDAEVLLAMDKKRSGKKFFEQTKDSYRLMKQEVPFAGNMGEGKSIVSLVRMGVK; encoded by the coding sequence TTGAAAAATATAGCGTTGAAGCCGGGTGTGGATTTTGACGAGCTGCTTGCAGCAGCCCGGAACAAGTTCGGTGCGATTAAGTTTGAAGAAGTCAAAGTCGGCGACCGGATTTTTGAACTGGCCCAGATTGCGGACATGCCCGCGTATCTTGATAAACTCGTTGACAAGGCTCGTGGCGGAAAGAAAATTGATCTGCCTCTTTGGGCCAAGATATGGCCTTCCTCTCTTGTGCTCGGGTTTTACGCGCTCAAGTTCAAAGCTGCAGATGGTTCCAAATTTCTTGAAATCGGCACAGACGGAGGGCTTTGCGGGATGATTGCTGCCAGCCGGGGATATGATGTCGTGCTTGCCGATACCGATGACGACGCCCTTCTTTTTGCCCGTTTGAATGCCTTCCGCAACAAGCTTGACGATAAGATCAGCGTGCGCAAGATTGATTTTGCTGAAACCGATCTGGAAGAAAAATTCAACTATATTTTAGGATGCGAAATTCTGCACCGTGACGAAGTGGCTAAATCTCTGCCGGGGTTCATAGCCAGACATCTTGTTGACGCAAAGGATGCGGAAGTGCTTTTGGCCATGGATAAAAAGCGTAGCGGAAAAAAATTCTTTGAGCAGACCAAGGACAGTTATCGCCTGATGAAGCAGGAAGTTCCGTTTGCTGGGAATATGGGCGAAGGAAAGTCCATTGTTTCTTTGGTCAGGATGGGAGTAAAATAA
- a CDS encoding molybdenum cofactor biosynthesis protein MoaE, whose protein sequence is MDISKKIAELKQDPEFADNVGMILVHNGIVRGWSRGTHDEVSSIEIKADYDKIEQIRQEHEKFPGIYKIVTHANEGVFKPGDDVLFLIVAGDIRENVKECLASLLDRVKAEAFSKKEIFA, encoded by the coding sequence ATGGACATTTCAAAAAAAATAGCAGAACTCAAACAGGACCCTGAATTCGCCGACAATGTAGGCATGATCCTCGTTCACAACGGAATCGTCCGCGGCTGGTCACGGGGAACCCATGATGAAGTCAGCAGCATTGAAATCAAAGCCGACTATGACAAAATAGAGCAAATCCGTCAGGAACATGAAAAATTCCCCGGAATCTATAAAATCGTAACCCACGCCAATGAAGGCGTATTCAAACCCGGTGACGACGTGCTTTTCCTCATCGTAGCCGGAGACATTCGTGAAAATGTCAAAGAATGTCTTGCCAGCCTGCTCGACAGGGTAAAAGCGGAAGCATTCAGCAAAAAAGAAATTTTTGCCTGA
- a CDS encoding TusE/DsrC/DsvC family sulfur relay protein: protein MAIVEFMGKSFDVDEDGFLLKFEDWCPEWVDFCKESEGIKDLNEEHQKVIDFLQDYYKKNGIAPMVRILSKVTGFKLKHIYELFPSGPGKGACKMAGLPKPTGCV from the coding sequence ATGGCTATCGTAGAATTCATGGGCAAAAGCTTTGATGTTGATGAAGACGGTTTCCTCCTGAAGTTTGAAGACTGGTGCCCTGAGTGGGTTGACTTCTGCAAAGAGTCCGAAGGCATCAAAGATCTCAACGAAGAACACCAGAAAGTTATCGACTTCCTGCAGGACTACTACAAAAAGAACGGTATCGCTCCCATGGTGCGCATCCTCTCTAAAGTAACTGGTTTCAAACTGAAGCACATCTACGAACTGTTCCCCTCCGGACCCGGTAAGGGAGCTTGTAAGATGGCTGGTCTGCCCAAGCCTACCGGCTGCGTTTAG
- the rpmE gene encoding 50S ribosomal protein L31 has product MKKDIHPKLYKATVRCHCGYESELYSTMGEDVSTEICSNCHPFYTGKQRFVDTAGRIDRFKRKFGNFDAASKVKGN; this is encoded by the coding sequence ATGAAAAAAGATATCCATCCGAAACTTTATAAGGCAACTGTACGCTGCCACTGCGGTTACGAGTCTGAGCTTTACTCTACTATGGGTGAAGATGTGAGCACTGAAATTTGTTCCAACTGCCACCCTTTTTACACCGGTAAGCAGCGTTTTGTTGATACCGCTGGTCGTATCGACCGCTTCAAAAGGAAGTTCGGTAACTTCGACGCAGCAAGTAAAGTTAAGGGCAACTAG
- the dksA gene encoding RNA polymerase-binding protein DksA, with protein sequence MEQKDIEYFRETLNKMLDDILQKGQETIEDMTESGETYADPADRATAESDRAFTLRLRDRERKLIKKIQKAIQRIEDGDFGICHACGDEISVPRLKARPVTTLCIACKSKQEEEEQNRGD encoded by the coding sequence ATGGAACAAAAAGATATTGAATACTTCCGTGAAACCCTGAACAAGATGCTTGATGACATTCTTCAGAAGGGTCAGGAAACCATCGAAGACATGACTGAATCCGGGGAAACCTATGCAGACCCCGCAGACCGTGCAACCGCCGAGTCCGACCGGGCATTCACCCTCAGACTCAGAGACAGGGAGCGCAAGCTGATCAAAAAAATCCAGAAAGCCATCCAGCGCATTGAGGACGGAGACTTCGGCATCTGCCACGCATGCGGCGATGAAATATCCGTCCCGAGGCTCAAGGCCCGCCCGGTAACAACCCTCTGTATTGCTTGCAAAAGCAAACAGGAAGAAGAGGAACAAAACCGCGGAGACTAA
- a CDS encoding glycosyltransferase family A protein yields MVKDTPKVSVIIPTYNRAAQICRAVDSVLAQTFNDFECMVVDDGSTDDTAERLADYADPRLRVFRQENMGVSAARNNGIARSGGDLIALLDSDDEWLADKLEKQIPFMEKGGFEISQTDEIWIRKGKRVNQCKKHEKPEGYFFDRSLAMCMVSPSCVIFSRKFWDELGPFDEKMPACEDYDLWLRAGLKYPVGLLRERLTVKHGGRPDQLSNSVECLDLYRIYAIVKLIHSGDISGKEKSLALDELQRKAGFYIGGCRKRGRDEQAAKIERLVEDMAAGNKVSPAEVISG; encoded by the coding sequence ATGGTTAAAGATACACCCAAAGTTTCTGTGATTATACCTACTTATAACCGGGCGGCACAAATCTGCCGGGCTGTGGATTCGGTTCTGGCCCAAACTTTTAATGATTTTGAATGTATGGTGGTTGATGACGGCTCCACGGATGACACTGCCGAACGTTTGGCTGATTATGCCGATCCCCGCTTGAGGGTGTTCCGGCAGGAAAACATGGGAGTTTCAGCCGCAAGGAACAACGGTATCGCCCGTTCCGGCGGTGATTTGATAGCTCTCCTTGATTCTGATGATGAATGGCTTGCTGATAAACTGGAGAAACAGATTCCTTTTATGGAAAAGGGCGGTTTTGAAATAAGCCAGACCGATGAAATCTGGATTCGTAAAGGCAAGCGGGTCAACCAGTGTAAAAAGCACGAAAAGCCGGAAGGATATTTTTTTGATCGTTCCCTTGCCATGTGTATGGTCAGTCCTTCCTGCGTTATTTTCAGCCGCAAATTTTGGGATGAGTTAGGACCTTTTGATGAAAAGATGCCCGCCTGTGAGGATTACGACCTCTGGCTGCGGGCCGGGCTTAAGTATCCGGTGGGGCTTTTGCGTGAAAGGTTGACCGTAAAGCACGGCGGCCGTCCAGATCAGCTTTCCAATAGTGTAGAGTGTTTGGATTTATACCGAATTTACGCTATAGTGAAGCTGATTCATTCCGGAGATATTTCCGGGAAGGAAAAGAGTTTGGCTCTTGATGAATTACAGCGCAAGGCCGGTTTTTATATCGGTGGGTGCAGGAAAAGGGGACGCGACGAGCAAGCCGCGAAGATTGAGCGGCTGGTGGAAGACATGGCTGCCGGCAATAAAGTTTCTCCTGCTGAAGTCATTTCAGGATGA
- a CDS encoding DUF1385 domain-containing protein, producing the protein MSAAKTVGGQAVIEGVMMRAKDNLAIAVRRPDGEITVELRPWFSMTPACMKKPFLRGFPIFMETMVNGVKALNYSATQALDEEEDGELTTFHLVLTMVIALGAALGLFVVLPHFFSVALKWWGISGGVDTLSFHIWDGFFKMVMFLGYIISISFVPDIKRVFQYHGAEHKAIWAYEAGGKLDVCEIKNFSRLHPRCGTAFLLFVLVVSILLFTVLVPMIAAIWVPQGFVLKNLYIVGIKLLLMAPVSAIAYEMIKVSSKHEDKAICKVACMPGMGMQLLTTREPDEQQIEVALAALNTAVAADTDGGNS; encoded by the coding sequence ATGTCCGCTGCCAAAACAGTTGGCGGGCAGGCTGTTATCGAAGGCGTTATGATGCGCGCAAAGGACAATCTTGCCATTGCAGTCCGTCGTCCGGACGGAGAAATTACTGTTGAACTCCGTCCATGGTTCTCAATGACACCCGCGTGTATGAAAAAGCCTTTTCTGCGCGGTTTTCCCATTTTTATGGAGACCATGGTTAATGGTGTCAAAGCTCTGAATTATTCCGCTACACAGGCTCTTGACGAAGAGGAAGACGGCGAACTGACTACATTTCATCTTGTGCTGACCATGGTTATCGCGCTTGGTGCTGCGCTGGGTCTTTTCGTAGTGCTGCCGCATTTTTTTTCCGTAGCCCTGAAGTGGTGGGGTATTTCCGGAGGCGTTGATACCTTGAGTTTCCATATCTGGGACGGCTTTTTCAAGATGGTCATGTTTCTCGGTTACATTATTTCCATTTCATTTGTGCCGGATATTAAACGTGTATTTCAGTATCATGGTGCCGAACACAAGGCTATCTGGGCCTATGAAGCGGGCGGCAAGCTTGATGTTTGTGAAATTAAAAATTTCAGCAGGCTGCATCCCCGTTGCGGAACAGCGTTTCTGCTTTTCGTATTAGTTGTGAGTATCCTGCTTTTTACTGTGCTGGTTCCCATGATTGCTGCCATCTGGGTGCCGCAAGGCTTTGTGCTTAAAAATTTATATATAGTAGGTATCAAGCTGCTGCTGATGGCCCCTGTGAGTGCGATCGCCTATGAGATGATCAAGGTATCTTCCAAGCATGAGGACAAGGCTATTTGCAAGGTGGCGTGTATGCCCGGAATGGGGATGCAGCTGCTGACTACCCGCGAGCCCGATGAACAGCAGATTGAAGTTGCTCTCGCGGCACTCAATACGGCGGTTGCTGCCGATACTGATGGAGGAAACAGCTGA
- a CDS encoding glycosyltransferase has protein sequence MKIVTLESDFLASSFRELGHEVFYIRWDTEFAEKKNFLQVNRPIYYRDLLTIFDKYSFQPDLVLWHDVGNIPRVWGLEALECPTVGFFVDTYCNPWHIPYSYAFDCSLVAQKNAVPLFNEDDYAKVNKWFPLFYNKRRAFNDSVIRDIPVCFVGTVDSKQNELRKKFLDQFAKFCPVLVKKGAYQPLFARSKIVLNQSAACELNYRTFEAAACGAAVLTEDCDNGLLDLFTPGENILPLYERGNARQAADIALEMLNDEKKLTEIAASGEQLVNEKHSSIARAQEILDSIGEFSGKTRRRLASGEFIRAKLMLAAMFICGETKTVLPLNMINHFSEIAKTYQQRWDKVALFR, from the coding sequence ATGAAGATTGTTACTCTTGAATCGGATTTTCTTGCTTCTTCATTCAGGGAGCTTGGTCACGAAGTTTTTTATATCCGGTGGGATACAGAGTTCGCTGAAAAGAAAAATTTCCTACAAGTCAACCGTCCGATATATTATCGGGACCTCCTCACCATCTTTGATAAATATTCATTTCAACCTGATCTTGTCCTTTGGCATGACGTAGGTAATATTCCCAGAGTCTGGGGCTTGGAGGCCTTGGAGTGTCCTACTGTAGGTTTCTTTGTCGATACCTATTGCAACCCGTGGCATATCCCATATTCCTATGCATTTGATTGTTCGCTGGTTGCCCAGAAAAACGCCGTTCCGCTTTTCAATGAAGATGATTACGCTAAGGTGAATAAGTGGTTTCCACTGTTTTACAACAAGAGAAGGGCGTTTAATGATTCGGTTATCCGGGATATTCCGGTGTGTTTTGTCGGTACTGTAGATAGTAAGCAGAATGAATTACGTAAAAAATTTCTTGATCAGTTTGCAAAATTCTGCCCTGTGCTCGTCAAGAAAGGAGCATATCAGCCTCTCTTTGCCCGTTCCAAAATAGTCCTTAATCAGTCCGCTGCCTGTGAGTTGAACTATCGTACTTTCGAAGCCGCTGCCTGCGGTGCAGCAGTCTTAACGGAAGATTGCGACAACGGCTTGCTCGATTTATTCACCCCCGGAGAAAATATCCTGCCCTTATATGAAAGGGGAAATGCCAGACAGGCGGCTGATATTGCGCTCGAAATGTTGAATGATGAAAAGAAACTGACCGAAATAGCAGCTTCCGGTGAGCAGTTGGTTAATGAAAAGCACAGTTCAATTGCCCGGGCGCAGGAGATCCTGGATTCAATCGGAGAATTTTCCGGAAAGACTCGGAGGCGGCTTGCCAGTGGGGAGTTTATCCGGGCCAAATTGATGCTGGCTGCCATGTTTATCTGTGGCGAGACAAAAACAGTTCTTCCACTTAATATGATCAATCATTTTAGCGAGATTGCAAAAACATACCAGCAGCGCTGGGATAAAGTGGCACTGTTCCGATAA
- a CDS encoding lytic murein transglycosylase, with protein MFRKLAVLIFIILLGNAGFAFTDDSHSWDALKGRLVADGFNREYVDTVFSASSLEYDSAMMARKMRALLKRRFEPPAKKVAREKEFDERYIGPIMLAGGYSYLREHYGLLQEIDKQYGVAPSVLVALLLVETKLGFTLGEAPAFNNLANMAASPDPLKFFDALGYERLEEKDMVWLKKRTQKKADWAYKELSALLKFSSENSMVPTEIPGSPYGAFGICQFMPSTAVHYAVDGDGDGVIDLFTRDDALFSMASFLKRHGWKNSLSKKKKLKVIYRYNHSMVYARTIYEVARNLEKIRSTFGPD; from the coding sequence ATGTTCAGGAAACTGGCAGTTTTAATTTTCATCATTCTTCTGGGGAATGCAGGTTTTGCCTTTACTGACGATTCCCACAGCTGGGATGCCCTTAAGGGCAGGCTTGTTGCCGACGGGTTTAACCGTGAGTATGTGGATACTGTTTTTTCCGCCAGTTCACTGGAATATGATTCAGCCATGATGGCCCGTAAGATGCGGGCTTTACTTAAACGCAGGTTTGAACCTCCTGCAAAAAAAGTAGCCCGCGAAAAGGAATTCGATGAAAGATATATCGGGCCGATCATGCTTGCCGGAGGGTATTCTTACCTGCGAGAACATTACGGGCTATTGCAAGAAATAGATAAACAGTACGGGGTTGCCCCTTCCGTTCTGGTGGCGCTCCTGCTGGTGGAAACCAAGCTCGGCTTTACCCTTGGCGAGGCTCCGGCATTCAACAATTTAGCCAATATGGCTGCCAGTCCAGATCCTCTCAAATTCTTTGATGCGCTAGGTTACGAGAGGCTGGAAGAAAAAGATATGGTCTGGCTTAAGAAAAGGACTCAAAAGAAAGCAGATTGGGCTTACAAGGAGTTGTCGGCCCTGTTGAAGTTTTCTTCTGAAAATTCCATGGTCCCCACTGAAATTCCCGGTTCTCCCTATGGAGCTTTCGGAATTTGCCAGTTTATGCCCAGCACCGCAGTGCATTATGCCGTGGACGGTGATGGAGATGGGGTTATTGATCTTTTTACCCGTGATGATGCCTTGTTCAGTATGGCCAGTTTTTTAAAAAGGCACGGCTGGAAAAATTCCCTGAGCAAGAAAAAGAAACTTAAGGTGATCTATCGTTATAACCATTCCATGGTTTATGCCCGGACCATATACGAAGTTGCCCGCAATCTGGAAAAAATACGTTCAACTTTCGGTCCTGATTAA
- a CDS encoding glycosyltransferase: protein MKIFQVINVRWFNATSWYALYLSKLLQDAGHEVLVITVPGSETEEKAYEMGLNVETIELNSAHPHKLLKACSEVFFLIKKHKPQVVNCHRGEAFFWWGILRKIGMGYKLVRTRGDQRLPKSDFFNRYLHSKVADAVVVTNKRMADHFLKKMKLAENRLWLIHGGVDKEIFSFNPEGRNKVRKKFGFADDDIVIGMLGRFDRVKGQKELIEALAKTRTNVRDKSIKLFLIGFPTATSEHEIESWLTENGLQEITAISGKCEDVTACISAMDIGVIGSLWSETIARAALEIMVCERPLISTSVGVMPDLLPPQALVPPQDVNQLSLKLTEAIKHQDFREKLIEEHKRTMSQLSGEDFLKRTMTLYQSILN from the coding sequence ATGAAAATTTTTCAAGTTATCAACGTCCGCTGGTTCAATGCCACTTCATGGTATGCCCTCTACTTAAGCAAGCTCCTGCAGGATGCGGGACACGAAGTTCTGGTCATCACCGTTCCCGGTTCTGAAACCGAAGAAAAAGCTTATGAGATGGGCCTGAACGTAGAGACCATCGAGCTTAATTCCGCCCACCCGCACAAGCTTTTAAAAGCATGTTCAGAAGTCTTTTTCCTGATCAAAAAGCACAAACCGCAGGTAGTCAACTGCCATCGCGGTGAAGCGTTTTTCTGGTGGGGAATCCTGCGCAAAATAGGAATGGGCTACAAACTGGTCAGAACCCGTGGTGACCAGCGCCTGCCCAAAAGCGATTTTTTCAACCGTTATCTGCACTCCAAAGTGGCCGATGCCGTGGTAGTGACCAACAAGCGGATGGCCGACCATTTCCTGAAAAAGATGAAGCTGGCTGAGAACCGCCTATGGCTGATCCACGGTGGTGTGGACAAGGAAATTTTCTCATTCAATCCCGAAGGCAGGAACAAGGTCAGAAAAAAATTCGGTTTTGCGGATGATGATATTGTTATCGGTATGCTTGGCAGATTTGACCGTGTAAAAGGGCAGAAAGAACTTATCGAAGCCCTTGCCAAGACACGCACCAATGTACGGGATAAAAGCATTAAACTTTTCCTGATCGGCTTCCCCACCGCAACCAGCGAACACGAAATTGAGTCATGGTTGACCGAAAACGGACTGCAGGAAATTACCGCCATCAGCGGCAAATGCGAGGACGTCACGGCCTGCATTTCAGCTATGGATATCGGGGTAATCGGTTCACTCTGGTCGGAAACCATTGCCCGGGCGGCATTGGAAATCATGGTCTGTGAAAGACCGTTGATTTCAACCTCCGTAGGTGTAATGCCGGATCTGCTACCGCCGCAGGCACTTGTACCGCCGCAGGATGTAAACCAACTTTCCCTGAAACTGACCGAAGCAATAAAACATCAGGATTTCAGGGAAAAACTGATAGAAGAACACAAGAGAACCATGTCCCAACTCTCAGGTGAAGATTTCCTGAAACGGACTATGACTTTATATCAAAGTATTTTGAATTAA